Proteins encoded together in one Catellatospora citrea window:
- a CDS encoding Rieske (2Fe-2S) protein — MSRETAMHDDTTTGGCAAGCASRRAVLAGVAGAAALLAGCQTYGENTAAEPLPEPAPATTGPGDPAPATTGPGPAPGTTGPGATAAAPPAAKPLVEAGKVPVGGGVVLEGERLVVTQPQAGVFKAFSAVCTHQGCIVTSVADGVIECGCHGSRFRAADGSVAGGPANRPLREIRVKSDATGVFRA, encoded by the coding sequence ATGAGTCGGGAGACCGCGATGCACGACGACACGACCACCGGCGGCTGCGCGGCCGGCTGCGCGTCCCGGCGGGCCGTGCTGGCCGGCGTGGCCGGGGCGGCCGCGCTGCTGGCGGGCTGCCAGACGTACGGGGAGAACACCGCGGCGGAGCCGCTGCCCGAGCCGGCCCCGGCCACGACCGGGCCCGGCGACCCCGCGCCGGCGACGACGGGTCCCGGCCCGGCACCCGGCACCACGGGTCCCGGCGCCACCGCCGCCGCCCCGCCCGCGGCCAAGCCGCTGGTCGAGGCGGGCAAGGTGCCGGTGGGCGGCGGCGTGGTGCTCGAAGGCGAGCGCCTGGTCGTCACCCAGCCGCAGGCGGGCGTGTTCAAGGCGTTCTCCGCCGTCTGCACCCACCAGGGCTGCATCGTCACCAGCGTCGCCGACGGCGTCATCGAGTGCGGCTGCCACGGCAGCCGCTTCCGCGCCGCCGACGGCTCGGTCGCCGGCGGCCCCGCCAACCGCCCCCTCCGCGAAATCCGCGTCAAGTCCGACGCCACCGGCGTCTTCCGCGCCTGA
- a CDS encoding DUF6529 family protein codes for MSEQTRRTRVSAAGLYVPLLLGAVVTVTLGVYGSVHTPTGIAVNVAGFSGPQTVKVWLATGAALLALVQLLSAFAMWGKFGSRVPSWIGPLHRWSGRFAFLLTVPVAVHCLYALGFATYDTRTLAHSLLGCFFFGAFTVKMLSLPKRGLPGWTLPLLGGAVFTALIGLWLTSSFWYFTTIGVRF; via the coding sequence ATGAGCGAGCAGACCAGGCGCACCAGGGTCTCGGCGGCGGGGCTGTACGTGCCGCTGCTGCTCGGCGCGGTGGTGACGGTGACCCTCGGCGTGTACGGCAGCGTGCACACGCCGACCGGGATCGCGGTGAACGTGGCCGGCTTCTCCGGTCCGCAGACGGTGAAGGTGTGGCTCGCCACCGGCGCGGCGCTGCTCGCGCTGGTGCAGCTGCTCAGCGCGTTCGCGATGTGGGGCAAGTTCGGCTCCCGGGTGCCGTCCTGGATCGGGCCGCTGCACCGCTGGTCGGGCCGGTTCGCGTTCCTGCTGACCGTGCCGGTGGCGGTGCACTGCCTGTACGCGCTGGGCTTCGCCACCTACGACACCCGCACCCTGGCCCACTCCCTGCTGGGCTGCTTCTTCTTCGGCGCGTTCACGGTGAAGATGCTGAGCCTGCCCAAACGCGGGCTGCCCGGCTGGACCCTGCCGCTGCTGGGCGGCGCCGTGTTCACCGCCCTGATCGGACTGTGGCTGACCTCGTCGTTCTGGTACTTCACCACGATCGGGGTGCGTTTCTGA
- a CDS encoding Crp/Fnr family transcriptional regulator — protein sequence MSGGDFWSLLTPAEQEQFTRRSALRRWSRGEVLCREADRSDWVAMLRAGRVKASSHTAAGGEVVLAVRGPGALLGELSAVDRAPRSATLTALEPVTALVMALPEFEAYLQAHGRVAFLLMRLLTERLRDADRKRVEFGAQDSTGRVAARLVELAERFGRPDGDVIAIALPLSQDELAGWVGASREAVSKALGVLRAADWIRTSRMSVTVLDLAALRERAGISG from the coding sequence GTGAGCGGTGGGGACTTCTGGAGCCTGCTGACGCCCGCCGAGCAGGAGCAGTTCACGCGGCGCAGCGCGTTGCGGCGGTGGAGCCGCGGCGAGGTGCTGTGCCGGGAGGCCGACCGCTCGGACTGGGTCGCCATGCTGCGCGCCGGGCGGGTCAAGGCGTCCTCGCACACCGCCGCGGGCGGCGAGGTCGTGCTCGCGGTACGCGGCCCCGGCGCGCTGCTCGGCGAGCTGTCGGCGGTGGACCGGGCGCCGCGTTCGGCGACGCTGACCGCGCTGGAGCCGGTGACGGCGCTGGTCATGGCGCTGCCGGAGTTCGAGGCCTACCTGCAGGCCCACGGCCGGGTGGCGTTCCTGCTGATGCGGCTGCTCACCGAGCGGCTGCGCGACGCCGACCGCAAGCGCGTCGAGTTCGGCGCGCAGGACAGCACCGGCCGGGTCGCCGCGCGGCTGGTCGAGCTGGCCGAGCGGTTCGGCCGCCCCGACGGCGACGTGATCGCCATCGCGTTGCCGCTGTCGCAGGACGAACTGGCAGGCTGGGTGGGCGCGTCCCGGGAGGCGGTCAGCAAGGCGCTGGGCGTGCTACGTGCCGCCGACTGGATCCGCACCAGCCGGATGTCGGTGACCGTGCTGGATCTCGCCGCGCTGCGGGAACGCGCCGGCATCTCCGGCTGA
- a CDS encoding protealysin inhibitor emfourin produces MNETSPAGNRPAIRAVPGHLTALRLAALAALLALTTACAPGPAAPGASPSPGGWVSPTPATVVVHRTGGFAGVDDQITVDPAGRWTATDRAKANKSGELTTSEQAQLQTLAADPRLDTEAARPTTPTNCADAFQYTVTVDRTGRHGTVTVAFTDCPGDENLPEAAAAIANLVTGAVDD; encoded by the coding sequence ATGAATGAAACCTCGCCGGCGGGCAACCGGCCCGCGATCCGGGCCGTCCCAGGACACCTGACCGCACTGCGTCTCGCCGCCCTCGCGGCGCTGCTGGCGCTCACCACGGCGTGCGCGCCCGGCCCCGCGGCCCCCGGCGCCTCACCCAGCCCCGGCGGATGGGTCTCGCCCACGCCCGCCACGGTCGTCGTGCACCGCACGGGCGGCTTCGCCGGCGTCGACGACCAGATCACGGTCGACCCGGCGGGCAGGTGGACCGCAACCGACCGCGCCAAAGCCAATAAATCGGGTGAACTGACCACATCGGAGCAGGCGCAGCTGCAGACGCTCGCCGCCGACCCGCGCCTGGACACCGAGGCCGCGCGTCCCACCACGCCGACCAACTGCGCCGACGCCTTCCAGTACACCGTCACCGTGGACCGGACGGGCCGCCACGGAACGGTCACCGTCGCGTTCACCGACTGCCCCGGTGACGAAAATCTGCCAGAGGCCGCCGCCGCGATAGCGAACCTGGTCACGGGCGCTGTCGACGACTGA
- a CDS encoding RecQ family ATP-dependent DNA helicase, with protein MMFLFRSLRLRRAARDHFGWNRLRPAQLDAMRALLRGRDAVVVLPTGGGKSAVYQVTASLLKGPTVVISPLLALQQDQIANLNDRGNPALRAVRISSAETPAKQAAALQELRAGTARFLFITPEQLSSPERMAEVKALRPKLVAVDEAHCISSWGHDFRPDYLTIGHLIRGLGRPPVVALTATASPPMREDIIARLGLRKPKVVLTGLDRPNLFLESTHCPSEDYRWRRLLKLLEEATPPGIVYVPTRRAAEELTQRLNDAGHEATAYHGGMAAGVRARAHEAFLADRVPIMVATSAFGMGIDKPNIRFVAHMALPDSPDSYLQEIGRAGRDGDPAHALLLHRAEDVALQRFFNGGAPDLAELRTVAAALHSGPVTKTALAKTTGYNARKLAAHLSLLEQVGAVATGTKGELSVPRFAPLPDQAARDAIAEHGRYQAGQRSRTDMMRRFAEMRGCRVQALLGYFGEQLNDTCGHCDSCHEGTSEVLPDDVPYPLHSTVRHADWGTGMVLGYEKDRMTVLFDEVGYKTLAVAVVTAQKLLVVERG; from the coding sequence ATGATGTTCTTATTCCGCTCCCTGCGCCTGCGTCGCGCCGCCCGTGACCACTTCGGCTGGAACCGGTTGCGGCCCGCGCAGCTGGACGCCATGCGCGCCCTGCTGCGCGGCCGCGACGCGGTGGTGGTGCTGCCCACCGGTGGCGGAAAGTCGGCCGTCTACCAGGTCACCGCGTCCCTCCTGAAGGGACCGACCGTGGTGATCTCCCCGCTGCTGGCACTGCAGCAGGACCAGATCGCCAACCTCAACGACCGCGGCAACCCGGCCCTGCGCGCGGTGCGGATCAGCTCCGCGGAGACCCCCGCGAAGCAGGCCGCGGCCCTGCAGGAGCTGCGGGCGGGCACGGCCCGGTTCCTGTTCATCACGCCCGAGCAGCTCAGCTCGCCGGAGCGGATGGCCGAGGTGAAGGCGCTGCGCCCGAAGCTGGTCGCGGTGGACGAGGCGCACTGCATCTCGTCCTGGGGCCACGACTTCCGGCCCGACTACCTCACCATCGGGCATCTGATCCGGGGCCTGGGCCGCCCGCCGGTGGTGGCGCTGACGGCCACCGCGTCGCCGCCGATGCGCGAGGACATCATCGCCCGCCTCGGGCTGCGCAAGCCCAAGGTGGTGCTGACCGGGCTGGACCGGCCCAACCTGTTCCTGGAGTCGACGCACTGCCCCAGCGAGGACTACCGCTGGCGGCGGCTGCTCAAGCTGCTGGAGGAGGCCACCCCGCCGGGCATCGTGTACGTCCCGACCCGGCGCGCCGCCGAGGAGCTGACCCAGCGGCTCAACGACGCCGGCCACGAGGCGACGGCATACCACGGGGGCATGGCGGCCGGGGTGCGCGCCCGCGCGCACGAGGCGTTCCTCGCCGACCGGGTGCCGATCATGGTCGCCACGTCGGCCTTCGGCATGGGCATCGACAAGCCGAACATCCGCTTCGTCGCACACATGGCCCTTCCTGATTCACCCGACAGCTATCTGCAGGAGATCGGCCGGGCGGGCCGCGACGGCGACCCGGCGCACGCGCTGCTGCTGCACCGCGCCGAGGACGTGGCCCTGCAACGCTTCTTCAACGGCGGCGCGCCCGATCTGGCCGAGCTGCGCACCGTGGCCGCGGCCCTGCACAGCGGCCCGGTCACCAAGACCGCGCTGGCCAAGACCACCGGCTACAACGCCCGCAAGCTCGCCGCGCACCTGAGCCTGCTGGAGCAGGTCGGCGCGGTGGCGACCGGGACCAAGGGCGAGCTGAGCGTGCCGCGCTTCGCCCCGCTGCCCGACCAGGCCGCCCGGGACGCGATCGCCGAACACGGGCGATACCAGGCGGGCCAGCGCTCGCGCACCGACATGATGCGCCGGTTCGCCGAGATGCGCGGCTGCCGGGTGCAGGCCCTGCTGGGCTACTTCGGCGAGCAGCTCAACGACACCTGCGGGCACTGCGACAGCTGCCACGAGGGCACCTCGGAGGTGCTGCCCGACGACGTGCCGTACCCGCTGCACAGCACGGTGCGCCACGCCGACTGGGGCACCGGCATGGTGCTCGGCTACGAGAAGGACCGGATGACGGTGCTGTTCGACGAGGTCGGCTACAAGACCCTGGCGGTCGCCGTGGTCACCGCGCAGAAGCTGCTGGTCGTGGAACGCGGCTGA
- a CDS encoding MFS transporter: protein MAVPAVDEQVREIAAYPGRPSVRVSRGRAAPFGWWPAVCIALVALIDRIEYNLLAGALPAIQREFGFDDGAAGAIATAGAIAAVLLLLPAGRLADTGRRTWTVAAVVAVWALLTLGTGLAGSYAMLFGVRVLLGAAGQLYNPPASSLLGDLYPGPSRARAYGLERAAYFAGLPIGVIVGGALAKAYDWRTGFFLVAVPGAVIAVLMLTVREPVRGVGDRLSSWYADPTAEPPTGPPAVTAPATGSGGLPALSGLVAQVRELWGIRTLRSVVSGLSILFFGLGGLFFWMPSFYQREFGLDEAASAAVGGGAGLVGILAGIGLGSWFGDRGHGRRPGWRVRLGGWSLLFGTVALAGAVAVGPFVPQVVCFGLANVGFAGAIANLTAANADVVAASRRGLGFAVLQSVITLGGALGPWLIGEASDATGSLRLAYAVVIAPLVVGSLIVLRAWRGYDADAAAALSSRDAPS, encoded by the coding sequence ATGGCCGTCCCCGCCGTCGACGAGCAGGTCCGCGAGATCGCCGCATATCCCGGGCGGCCCTCGGTGCGGGTCAGCCGCGGGCGGGCCGCCCCGTTCGGCTGGTGGCCCGCGGTCTGCATCGCGCTCGTCGCGCTGATCGACCGGATCGAGTACAACCTGCTGGCCGGGGCGCTGCCGGCGATCCAGCGCGAGTTCGGGTTCGACGACGGCGCGGCCGGGGCCATCGCCACCGCCGGGGCGATCGCGGCGGTGCTCCTGCTGCTGCCCGCCGGGCGGCTGGCCGACACCGGGCGGCGCACCTGGACCGTGGCCGCCGTGGTCGCGGTGTGGGCGCTGCTCACCCTCGGCACCGGCCTGGCCGGCTCCTACGCGATGCTGTTCGGCGTGCGGGTGCTGCTAGGCGCGGCCGGGCAGCTCTACAACCCGCCCGCGTCCAGCCTGCTCGGCGACCTCTACCCGGGCCCGAGCCGGGCCCGCGCCTACGGGCTCGAACGCGCCGCCTACTTCGCGGGCCTGCCGATCGGCGTCATCGTGGGCGGGGCGCTGGCGAAGGCGTACGACTGGCGCACCGGCTTCTTCCTCGTCGCCGTCCCCGGCGCGGTCATCGCGGTGCTCATGCTCACCGTGCGCGAGCCGGTCCGCGGCGTCGGCGACCGCCTCAGCTCCTGGTACGCCGATCCGACCGCGGAGCCGCCGACCGGGCCGCCGGCGGTGACCGCCCCTGCGACCGGCTCCGGGGGATTGCCTGCGCTGTCGGGGCTGGTGGCGCAGGTGCGCGAGCTGTGGGGCATTCGCACGCTGCGGTCCGTGGTGAGCGGGCTGAGCATCCTGTTCTTCGGGCTGGGCGGGCTGTTCTTCTGGATGCCGTCGTTCTACCAGCGCGAATTCGGGCTCGACGAGGCCGCGTCGGCTGCGGTCGGCGGCGGCGCGGGGCTGGTCGGCATCCTCGCCGGCATCGGCCTGGGCAGCTGGTTCGGCGACCGCGGGCACGGCCGCCGCCCCGGCTGGCGGGTGCGGCTCGGCGGCTGGTCGCTGCTGTTCGGCACGGTCGCGCTGGCCGGGGCCGTGGCGGTCGGCCCGTTCGTGCCGCAGGTGGTCTGTTTCGGACTCGCCAACGTCGGCTTCGCCGGGGCCATCGCGAACCTGACCGCGGCCAACGCCGACGTCGTCGCGGCGTCGCGGCGCGGCCTGGGCTTCGCGGTGCTCCAGTCGGTGATCACCCTGGGCGGCGCGCTCGGCCCGTGGCTCATCGGCGAGGCCTCCGACGCCACCGGGTCGCTGCGCCTGGCGTACGCCGTGGTCATCGCACCGCTGGTGGTCGGCAGCCTGATCGTGCTCCGGGCCTGGCGCGGCTACGACGCCGACGCCGCGGCCGCCCTGTCCTCTCGTGACGCACCCTCATGA
- a CDS encoding NAD(P)/FAD-dependent oxidoreductase — MAEHWDVAVVGAGLAGLTAARRIVDAGLRVTVLEASDDVGGRVRTDAVDGFLLDRGFQTICPTYPALQVECDLADLHLRPFTRGVAVHWAGRTHDLRPGPTAALALASGLVPAADGLTLVELAARDTLGSTAAVLRQPDVSTLDELKAADLAPATVDRVLRPFLAGVFLEDRLDTSGRFFHLMWRMFLRGGAAVPAQGMQALPRLLATKLPAGTVRCEARVRQLTPHGVAVAGGEEIIARAVVVATDGATAAALLPGLRAPAWHGVTTFYHACFGAPSAHPLLTVDPGGAGLVTNTVVLTAAAAGYATDGRALIATSTLDTSTPIDALERSVRARLAVLYDVPTVGWQFLDAYRIPYALPAMPAPHRMRRPVRHGYGRYVCGDHRDTSSIQGALVSGRRAANAVLADLGARVYAAGRV; from the coding sequence ATGGCGGAACACTGGGACGTGGCCGTCGTCGGCGCGGGCCTGGCGGGGCTGACCGCCGCGCGGCGGATAGTCGACGCCGGGCTGCGGGTGACCGTGCTGGAGGCGTCGGACGACGTCGGCGGGCGGGTGCGCACCGACGCCGTGGACGGCTTCCTGCTGGACCGGGGCTTCCAGACGATCTGCCCGACCTACCCCGCGCTGCAGGTGGAGTGCGACCTGGCCGATCTGCACCTGCGGCCGTTCACGCGCGGGGTGGCGGTGCACTGGGCCGGGCGCACCCACGACCTGCGCCCCGGCCCGACCGCGGCGCTCGCGCTGGCCTCCGGGCTGGTGCCGGCGGCCGACGGGCTGACGCTGGTCGAGCTGGCCGCCCGGGACACGCTCGGCTCCACCGCCGCCGTGCTGCGCCAGCCGGACGTGAGCACCCTCGACGAGCTGAAGGCGGCCGACCTCGCGCCCGCGACGGTGGACCGGGTGCTGCGCCCGTTCCTGGCCGGGGTGTTCCTGGAGGACCGGCTGGACACCTCGGGCCGCTTCTTCCATCTGATGTGGCGCATGTTCCTGCGCGGCGGCGCGGCCGTGCCCGCCCAGGGCATGCAGGCGCTGCCGCGGTTGCTCGCCACGAAGCTGCCCGCCGGGACCGTGCGCTGCGAGGCCCGGGTGCGGCAGCTGACGCCGCACGGCGTGGCGGTCGCGGGCGGCGAGGAGATCATCGCGCGGGCCGTCGTGGTGGCCACCGACGGCGCCACCGCGGCGGCGCTGCTGCCCGGCCTGCGCGCACCCGCCTGGCACGGGGTGACCACGTTCTACCACGCCTGTTTCGGCGCGCCGTCCGCCCACCCGCTGCTGACCGTGGACCCCGGCGGGGCCGGCCTGGTGACCAACACGGTGGTGCTCACGGCCGCCGCGGCCGGGTACGCCACCGACGGCCGGGCCCTGATCGCCACGTCCACCCTGGACACGAGCACGCCGATCGACGCGCTGGAGCGCTCGGTCCGCGCCCGGCTGGCCGTGCTGTACGACGTGCCGACCGTCGGTTGGCAGTTCCTGGACGCGTACCGCATCCCGTACGCGCTGCCCGCGATGCCCGCCCCGCACCGGATGCGCCGCCCGGTGCGCCACGGCTACGGCCGCTACGTCTGCGGCGACCACCGCGACACCAGCTCGATCCAGGGCGCCCTGGTCTCCGGCCGGCGCGCGGCGAACGCGGTCCTGGCCGACCTGGGAGCACGGGTCTACGCGGCAGGCCGGGTCTGA
- a CDS encoding alpha/beta hydrolase family protein, with protein MIRRAILVLAMITAAVAGVGSPAAADSSTPGAYAVGYVDASVSASGRSFSARIYYPAATAGQNAAVAAGRFPAIAFGHGFLQSVSKYYSTMQHLASWGFVVAAPTSQGSLFPSHSAFADDLNAQLTWLVAQDTTAGSRFNAHIVTTKLGLSGHSMGGGASVLAASRNPAVTTVANLAAAETNPSAAAAAASVRVPMMLVAGQKDGTAPIASHQRPIYTGKPAPKQLRTIVGGFHCGFIDTSSAFCDSGTITRAVQLQITRRVLTDWFRYYLAGDATAYDAVWGPGATGDPQVVFEGVA; from the coding sequence ATGATCAGACGAGCGATCCTCGTGCTGGCAATGATCACCGCCGCGGTGGCGGGCGTCGGTTCGCCCGCCGCGGCTGACAGCTCCACCCCCGGTGCGTACGCCGTGGGTTATGTCGACGCCTCGGTCAGCGCCTCCGGCCGCTCCTTCAGCGCCCGGATCTACTACCCGGCGGCGACCGCGGGGCAGAACGCGGCCGTGGCCGCCGGGCGCTTCCCGGCCATCGCGTTCGGGCACGGCTTCCTGCAGAGCGTCAGCAAGTACTACAGCACCATGCAGCACCTGGCCTCGTGGGGCTTCGTGGTGGCCGCGCCGACCTCGCAGGGCAGCCTGTTCCCGAGTCACAGCGCCTTCGCCGACGACCTCAACGCGCAGCTCACCTGGCTGGTCGCGCAGGACACCACGGCGGGCTCGCGCTTCAACGCGCACATCGTCACGACCAAGCTCGGCCTGTCCGGCCACTCGATGGGCGGCGGCGCGAGCGTGCTGGCCGCCTCCCGCAACCCCGCGGTCACCACGGTGGCCAACCTCGCGGCCGCGGAGACCAACCCGTCGGCGGCGGCCGCCGCGGCCTCGGTGCGCGTGCCGATGATGCTGGTCGCCGGGCAGAAGGACGGCACCGCGCCGATCGCGAGCCACCAGCGCCCGATCTACACCGGCAAGCCCGCGCCCAAGCAGCTGCGCACCATCGTCGGCGGCTTCCACTGCGGCTTCATCGACACCTCGTCGGCCTTCTGCGACAGCGGCACCATCACCCGGGCCGTCCAGCTGCAGATCACCCGGCGGGTGCTGACCGACTGGTTCCGCTACTACCTGGCAGGGGACGCCACGGCCTACGACGCCGTGTGGGGCCCCGGCGCGACCGGCGACCCACAGGTCGTGTTCGAGGGCGTCGCCTAG
- a CDS encoding enoyl-CoA hydratase family protein codes for MRVDAVPNLVTSTVERGVATLTLDSSHNRNALSAGLVAQLGEALAAAAADPGVRAVVLTHSGRVFCAGADLTEAAGGGVAEGTARLLGLLRAIVELPKPVVARVDGQVRAGGLGLLGACDIVLAGPASGFAFTEARLGVAPAVISLTTLTRMPERAAARYYLTGEVFDAAAAVACGLVTLAGDDVDALLAEVLAGLRAASPQGLAASKLLTTAAVRRALDEHGTRLAEESARLFATDEAIEGMTAFLQRRKPSWAA; via the coding sequence ATGAGGGTGGACGCCGTGCCGAACCTCGTGACCTCGACCGTGGAGCGCGGCGTCGCGACGCTGACGCTGGACTCCTCGCACAACCGCAACGCCCTGTCCGCGGGGCTCGTCGCGCAGCTCGGCGAGGCGCTGGCCGCCGCGGCGGCCGACCCCGGCGTGCGCGCCGTGGTGCTGACCCACAGCGGCCGCGTCTTCTGCGCGGGCGCGGACCTGACCGAGGCCGCCGGCGGCGGGGTCGCCGAGGGCACGGCGCGCCTGCTGGGACTGCTGCGGGCCATCGTCGAGCTGCCCAAACCGGTGGTGGCGCGAGTGGACGGCCAGGTGCGCGCGGGCGGACTGGGCCTGCTCGGCGCTTGTGACATCGTGCTGGCCGGACCCGCGTCCGGATTCGCGTTCACCGAGGCCCGGCTGGGGGTCGCCCCCGCGGTGATCTCGCTGACCACGCTCACCCGGATGCCCGAGCGTGCCGCCGCCCGCTACTACCTGACCGGCGAGGTGTTCGACGCCGCGGCCGCCGTCGCCTGTGGTCTGGTCACCCTGGCCGGGGACGATGTGGACGCGCTGCTGGCCGAGGTGCTGGCCGGGCTGCGCGCCGCCTCGCCGCAGGGCCTGGCCGCCTCGAAGCTACTGACCACGGCCGCGGTGCGGCGCGCGCTGGACGAGCACGGGACGCGGCTGGCCGAGGAGTCGGCGCGGCTGTTCGCCACCGACGAGGCGATCGAGGGCATGACGGCGTTCCTGCAGCGGCGCAAACCGTCGTGGGCGGCCTGA
- a CDS encoding succinic semialdehyde dehydrogenase yields the protein MGTPACRGADAVPLAPLTGEPLPPVRQSTADDVALAYVRARAAQSGWAALPPRERTRPVRRFAELLLRRQDEILDLVQHETGKARLHAHEEVLDAALVSTYYARRAPRLLRPRRRGGALPLLTYAVEVRHPLGVVAVITPWNYPLALAVTDIVPALLAGNAVVHKPDTQTARTAAWARDLMTEAGLPDGVWQQVTGEPTDIGDALLDGADHLCLTGSTAAGRAVATGAGQRLIGCSLELGGKNSLLVRADADLDQAAHAAVRACFASAGQLCLSAERIIVHERVHDAFLDRFLPLVRGVRLAADLDYGPQMGSLSLPRVLATVRRHVEDATAHGAVVLAGGAARPDLGPLFHEPTVLAGVTPAMAVYREETFGPVVAVFAVSGDDTAVELANDTEYGLNAAVFSRDTGAALALARRLRAGTVNINEGYAAAYASHDAPMGGMKSSGLGRRHGTAGLLAYTAPQTIAHQRLNLAPPAGPGQARYARALTAAVRAMQLLHLR from the coding sequence ATGGGCACCCCTGCATGCCGTGGGGCCGACGCCGTTCCGCTGGCGCCGCTCACCGGCGAGCCCCTCCCGCCCGTGCGGCAGTCCACTGCCGACGATGTCGCGCTGGCCTACGTCCGGGCCCGCGCGGCCCAGTCGGGCTGGGCGGCGCTGCCGCCGCGCGAGCGCACCCGGCCGGTGCGCCGCTTCGCGGAGCTGCTGCTGCGCCGCCAGGACGAGATCCTCGACCTGGTGCAGCACGAGACCGGCAAGGCCCGGCTGCACGCGCACGAGGAGGTGCTGGACGCGGCGCTGGTCAGCACCTACTACGCCCGCCGCGCGCCGCGCCTGCTGCGGCCGCGCCGCCGTGGTGGCGCGCTGCCGCTGCTGACGTACGCGGTCGAGGTGCGGCATCCGCTCGGCGTGGTCGCCGTGATCACGCCGTGGAACTATCCGCTGGCGCTGGCCGTGACCGACATCGTGCCCGCGCTGCTGGCCGGGAACGCGGTGGTGCACAAGCCGGACACCCAGACCGCGCGGACCGCGGCCTGGGCGCGGGACCTGATGACCGAGGCCGGGCTGCCGGACGGGGTGTGGCAGCAGGTCACCGGCGAGCCGACGGACATCGGCGACGCCCTGCTCGACGGCGCGGACCACCTGTGCCTGACCGGCTCCACGGCCGCGGGCCGGGCGGTCGCAACGGGGGCCGGGCAGCGGCTGATCGGCTGCTCACTGGAGCTCGGCGGCAAGAACTCCCTGCTGGTACGCGCCGACGCCGACCTCGACCAGGCCGCCCACGCCGCCGTCCGGGCGTGCTTCGCCAGCGCCGGGCAGCTCTGCCTGTCCGCCGAGCGCATCATCGTGCACGAGCGCGTGCACGATGCCTTCCTGGACCGTTTCCTGCCCCTGGTACGCGGAGTGCGGCTGGCCGCCGACCTGGACTACGGCCCGCAGATGGGTTCGCTGAGCCTGCCGCGCGTGCTGGCCACGGTGCGCCGCCACGTCGAGGACGCGACCGCGCACGGCGCGGTGGTGCTGGCCGGTGGCGCGGCCCGCCCCGACCTGGGCCCCCTTTTCCACGAGCCCACGGTGCTGGCCGGGGTCACCCCGGCCATGGCGGTGTATCGCGAGGAGACGTTCGGGCCGGTGGTGGCGGTGTTCGCGGTGTCCGGCGACGACACCGCGGTCGAGCTGGCCAACGACACCGAGTACGGCCTCAACGCCGCCGTGTTCAGCCGGGACACGGGCGCGGCACTTGCACTGGCCCGGCGGCTGCGGGCCGGGACCGTGAACATCAACGAGGGCTACGCCGCCGCGTACGCCTCACACGACGCGCCCATGGGCGGCATGAAGTCGTCCGGGCTGGGCCGCCGGCACGGCACAGCCGGGCTGCTCGCGTACACCGCCCCGCAGACCATCGCCCACCAGCGGCTGAACCTCGCCCCGCCGGCCGGCCCCGGGCAGGCCCGCTACGCCCGCGCGCTGACCGCCGCCGTCCGCGCCATGCAACTGCTCCACCTGCGCTGA